A window of Glycine soja cultivar W05 chromosome 2, ASM419377v2, whole genome shotgun sequence genomic DNA:
CTGCTAGCTAATGCCCTGTTTCCCATTTTCTGATCATCATCTAGCCTAGCATTGCTATGAACACACCCATCCCCGAAagcaaccttgtcctcaaggttgtgGATACGGCGTAGCTCGTCCCAATGTTCCCATGTGGATTCTTCAGGAGCGAGACCTTCCCATTGAACGAGCACCTGTGTGACTGGCGGCGATACTGAATGATCGAGTTTCCAGTCCAGAACGTGAAGTGGTGTAGGGAGTGGGTGATTATCCGTGGACGCAGCCGGAAGAGTTGCTGGAGTCACAGGTAGGGGACCCCTGTGGAGTTTGAGGAGGGAAATATGGAAGACAAGATGGATGCGTGAAGACTCGGGCAAAAGCAACTTGTATGCCACCGGCCCAATATGTTCAATCACTTCAAAGGGCCCGTAGAAACGTTTACCCAGCTTGCTATATGAAGGGGCTAGCGAGGTTTGACGATATGGCCGGAGGTGCACGTAAACCCAGTCACCAACAGTAAAGGAAAGATCCCAGCGATGTTTTTCCACCATAAGTTTCATTAACTCCTGGACCTTGCGAAGGCGATGTTGGAGAGTCTCATGCATGGTCTACCGAGAAGTCAGTAAGTGATCAACAACCTCTATGGAAGAAGAGCCCTGCAAGTATTGGACGACTGACGACGGGGATTTTCCGTAGACCACCTCAAACAGTGATAAGCCTGTCCCAAAGTGAATGGCGGTATTGTAAGACCATTCGACCAGGGATAGAAAATGAAACCAATGGGAGGGGTGCTGATGAACATACGCACGAAGGTATTGCTCCAAGGTTCGATTAAGTACCTCCGTCTGACCGTTGGTCTATGGATGGTAAGCGGTGCTCATTCTGAGCTTGGTGTCGGTCAATTTGAACAACTCGCGCTAAAAATTGCTAACAAAAATCGGGTCACGATCCGAAACAAGGCTACGAGGAAAGCCATGTAGCTTGCAGATGGTGTCAAGGAAAAGGACGGTGACTTTATACGCAGAATAATGCGTTGGAAGTGCACCAAAATGGGCTGCCTTGGAGTAACGGTCAACGATGAGCATGATGACAGTGAACCCATGTGAGGAGGGAAGGCCCGTGATAAAATCCAGCGCCAAATCTTCCCAGACTGTGAGCGGAATTGGAAGGGGTTGAAGCAAACCTATGGGTTTCCTTGTTTCGTACTTTGTTTGTTGGCATACTAGACATTGAGCCACGAAACGACAAACGTCAGCGTGGACTGTTGGCCAGTTGAAGTTCTGTCATAGACGATGAATTGTCTTGGTCATGCCGGTATGGCCCCCAAAGGATGAAGAGTAAAATTCATCTAGTAACACCTCTGTAAAGGAGCAAGGAAAAGGAATCCAGATGCGCCCTTGCCGGACAATAAGGTCCTGGTGAAGACCAAGATCGGAATGGTTCTCCAGCTTTGCCTGAATGTCTTTCAGAAGGCTAACATACCGAGGATCATGCAATAGTGAATGTCGTAGTTGGTTTAGGAAAGTGAAATGCGGCATAGTCAATGCGAGGCAAGTGGCGTCTGCCGGCACGATGCGAGATAGAGCGTCAGCAACAACATTAGTGGCGCCAGGCTTGTATTTGATAGTGTAATCAAAGCCAAGAAGTTTAGACAAATATGTTTGTTGCTCCGGGGTCTGAATGATTTGTGTCATGAGATCCTTCAGGCTCCTATGGTCCGTGAGGATTGTGAACGATGTGCCTAACAGGTAATGTCACCATTTCTGAACAGAGGAAGTAATGGCATGGAGTTCACGGATGTAGGCCAAAGCCTTTTGCAGGCGTGGGCAGAAGACTTTGCTATAAAAAGAAATAGGATGATCCTCCTGGAGTAACACGGCTCTTGTAGTCGCCGTCGATGCGTCTGTTTCTATAGTGAAAGGCAAGGAGAAATTGGGATTAGACAAAATCGGAGCACTTACCATCGCCTGTTGGAGAATGGTGAAGGCTATGTGAGCTTCGGGTGACTAGTAGAACTTGTCCTTGCGAATGAGGGATGTGAGAGGAGAGGCAATGGCTACGTACCCTTTGATGAATTTTCGGTAGAACCCTGTTAATCCCAGGAAGTTGCGAAGGGCCATCGGTGACGATGGTATCGGCCAAGCAAGCATGGCGGAGATCTTGTCAGGGTCAGGGGCTATACCGTTAGCCGAAATGATGTGACCTAAATAATTGAGTTGGTTTTGTGCGAATAGGCACTTTGATTGCCGGAGAAGAAATTGCCTTTCCGATAAGGTAGCTATCACTGACTCCAGATGTGTGACATGTGAAGCCAAATCAGAGTTGTAAACGAGTATGTCATCGAAAAAGACTGTGGCATACTTCCTCAAGTAAAGGCGGAGGGTATCGTTCATGGCTGACTAGAACGTTGACGGAGCATTGCACaggccaaatggcatgactCTGAACTCATAATGACCTAGGTGAGTTCGAAAAGCCGTTTTATGTACGTCATCTTCTGCCATTCTTATTTGGTGGAACCCTTAACGCAAGTCGAGCTTCGAGAACCAGGATGCTTGGCCAAGATCATCCAGTAATTCCTCTATGGTAGGCATCGGAAAACGGTCTTTGATAGTGACCGCATTCAGGGCCCGATAGTTGACGCAACATCGCCAAGACCCATCCTTCTTTTTCACTAAAAGAATGGGGGAGGAGAAAGGGCTATGGCTAGGTTGGATGAGGTTAGTGTCAAGCATGGCCGAAATCTATTTCTCGATTTCTGTTTTCTGGAAGTGTGGGTATCTATAAGGGTGGACGTTGATTGGGGTGGTTTGGGGAAGAAGATGAATGTGATGTTGAATGTTTCGTGGAGGAGGAAACTGAGTGGGTTCTGCAAAAATGTTTGGGTAGCGAGTCAGGACATTGGTTATCGAGACTGGGATGGAGGTGTTTTCTGTAAGGCATGAAGAAGGTGACGAAGAGGGTGATGGAGGTGAGGATGGAATCGGGGTGGTGGTGATATGAAACAGAGTCGAGATGTTATGGGTCTGGGAAAGTCGTCTAATTTGATGGGTTGAGGCTGTGGAAGGGGTGGATGGGGCGTCTGCGCTAAGGGTAATGTTTTGGCCCATGTGGACGAAGGTCATGGTCAATGTTTGGTAGTTGGTAGTAATTGTGTAGaagaaagcttcatgatgatgaatcaagttgattcaagaagttttgataatgacaaagatgatgacaaaaagcccaaagaatgatttcaagattgagtcaacaagttcaagatcaagtttaattttaagtttcatgaaaagaaatcaagaagattcaagaatcaagagaagtttgatttcaagattcaagagaagatgaattcaatattcaagagaagaaatcaagcagacttcacaagggaagtattgaaaagaattttcaaaaaacaagcatagcacagttttgtttttcaaaagagtttttctcaaaattttctaagttaccagagtttttactctctagtaatcgattaccagtttcctgtaatcgattaccaatggcaaagtttgatttcaaaagttttcaactgaatttgcaacgttccaatagatttcaaaatgttgtaatcgattacaagatattagtaatcgattaccagtgtatctgaacgttgaaattcaaaatcaattgtgaagagtcatatcctttcataaaaagctttgtgtaatcgattacatggttttggtaatcgattaccagtgacaagttttgaataaaaatcaaaagatgtaactcttccaatggttttcagtttttctcaaggtcataactcttccaatggttttcttgaccagacatgaagagtctataaaagcaagaccttgacttgcatttaaGAACAACTTTTCATATATTCTTTAAAGAACTTTTCCAATTTACTTTTgaatatcttcttcttcttcttcttcttcttcttcttcttcttcttcctttgccaaaagctttctgagttttctggtttccaaactttgttctttcacagaaaacaaaagtgtgctattcatctttttcattcccctctccctttgccaaaaagaattctccaaggactaactgcctgaattcttttcgtgtctctcttctcccttttccaaaagaacaaaggactaaccgcctgaattcttttgtgtctcccttctcccttgtcaaagaattcaaaatgacacagtctgagaattcttttgattcttctctttcccataaacaaaagatttcaaaggactaaccgcctgagatatcttttgtttcctcttcacaaagtttcaatggactaaccgcctgagaactttttcttaacacattggaaggtacatcctttgtggtacaagtagagggtacatctacttgggttgttgtaactgagaacaagagagggtacatttcTTGttgatcagttcaagtggagggtacatccacttggttgttcaaagagaacaagggagggtacatcccttgtggatctttgcttgtaaaggcttttacaaggttgaaaagaaatctcaaggaccgcaggtcgcttggggactggatgtaggcacgggttgttgccgaaccagtataaaattcttgtgtttgtcttcttcttccctacactctttaatttccgctgtgcacttttggttaagtttctatttctgtcctttactttcttaacttagtagtacaAGCCTAATTGattctagtaacattaagaaagataactttttaattagtcaaggtacattaataattaattcaaccccccccccttcttaattattcagaggccacttgatccaacaagtggtatcagagcaggtatcttgtagaaagtttaaccacttcaagattcatggtctcttcaaactctttgtTCCTTGGAGGAAattccatccataggccacctatcttcaatggtgagggttaccactattggaaaacccgtatgcagattttcattgaagccatagatttaaacatttgggaagcaatagaaataggaccttacatacccactgtagtagatgtaagcactaGCACCACAtcacaaaaacctagagataagtggactaaagaagatagaagaaaaaTTCAGTATGATCTTAaaaccaaaaacattattacttcagccctagaaatagatgagtattttagagtgtcaaattgcacaaatgccaaggagatgtgggatactctccaacttacacatgaaggcaccactgatgtgaaaagatGTAGAGTCAacacccttacacatgaatatgaattgtttaggatgaaccctaatgaaaacatccatagcatgcaaaaaagattcacacatatagtcaaccatcttgcctctttaggaaaaatcttccctaatgaagatctaattaataaagttttaagatgcttaagtagggaatggcagcctaAGGTAACTgttatttctgaaagtaaagatctttcctctatgtctcttgctactttgtttggaaaactgcaggaacatgaaatggaactccaACGTCTTAACCAGAATGAAGAaactaacaaaaagaaaagaagtatagcacttaaagcctcttcatcaatgcaagaagtaaatgaagaagatgaatcagaagatgaagacgacttctcactctttgtgaagaagtttcaaaattttgtcaagaagagaagaatcgagaggcgtcaaaacttcaacaatggaagaaaatcTCAAGAAGATTCTCAAATTCTTAGATGCTACAAATGCAATcaacttggtcacatcaaagcaaattgtccctcaaatgaggaatggcctaagaaaagtgataagaaaaggtatgaagaaagaaggaccaagaaggcctacattgcatgggatgacaatgactcatccgatggttcagaataggagatcaaccttctgaccaaggactatgagagtgattagaacatctctcaagaaaattaagcacaaaagtaaaagtatgatatccatctttgaagatctagatacctttaatcatgaaaaaggtaacatcaaaaccattctcttttaaaatttgttttggttgaaatttttcctttcaattaatttgattatgatgactaacaatttttttattatttgtttgtcttgattgattggaattgtgagtatgtgtttatatgttcttgattgagttatttttctttttcaaagcaTGAAGTTTTTCTTAATGAAATATATTGATTATGTCTATGATCATTATTCTTCAATACTTGTGTTGATTATTGtgatataattgaatatatatatatatatatatatatatatatatatatatatatgtttcctttaaatgattatgcatgattttgaatatgatatgtgaattacttgattaagattcattcataaagtattttttaatatatattttctttaagaaaGTATTTTGATATTCATTCAAATTCCTTTTCCCTTAAAAGTCATTCAGCATTTAGTTTTGGCTAaaatgctctctggtaatcgattacaggcagttatgtaaggtgtaatcgattacaacgtgTCCCTGCTCCTATATATTCAGATTTCAAAATCTAAAAACTGCAACTTCTCATTTTCTCAAAAACCCTCGTTCCCAATTCTTCCTTctgccatatctcactcatttcttgtccaaatcacttcCCACAAAGCCCacacttcatcttttttcattctctttcatttgaactgattgaaatttcaaataactcCTTCTAATGgcagaaccatcaaagaagcgaaAGAACTCTTCGAGTCAAAGCCAACGGCTTTCCGAGACTCAGGAAACGCAGATTCCTTCCTCCATTTCCTCTTCCTCATTGTTCTCAACAGAAGAACAATGGATACGGTACACAAATCTTTTCTCTTCTCGTTCCATTATTGATCCAAAATTCATTGACATGGATTTCTTTTccaatgagagttttgaatgcattcagGCATTTGAGAACTCCAATCTCATtcctttcatgtctttaaaattaccTATTTATTCTGAATTAGTTAAAGCCTTCTATTCTAATCTTGAAATTCAAGAAGACACTTTGATTTCTGAAGTTTAcgggataaaaatggtcattgaccaatccttattctatgacttgacccaattatctagtgaaggtgtaccatttgaaggtacactaaatgatgattggaaatttgacttctctgtgcatgatgcccgccgaTTGATTTgtaccaaccaagcggatatgaccggaaggcttcttgccggttcattggcttttgaaagccgcatccttcattatctcattgtgcgtatcttgcttccaagatcttcaaaccttgcacaagtttctgaagaagatcttattgtcatgtgggcttttcatacaggccgacaaattgattgggcacacttagtccgatatcgcatgcataaggcatagcgattaaatgctccatttCCATATCCACACTTAGTCACtctcttccttcaacactttaacatccctcttgattctgaaccttatgttccaatcaagagatccttcttTATTGGTGCCGCTGTGATTGCATCTTTTGGTTACCGTAAAGAGCATGATGACTCTTGGGTGAAAAAAGGTGCACaacccattgatgaagaaggacACTTACCAGTTGGAGAAGattcctctcttcttcaaaggattttggacaggttcgatggtcttcaaacctttgttggtgaaaggtttgatgctCTAGAGTTACAAGTGGACATGCGATTCGATGAGATGGATTCAAGGATCACCAAGGTTGAAGGAGATGTCTCTCACATCCACACATgctttgatctaccaccaccaccacgaccatcatcttagatttctattattattagtactttgatttctagccgtgtatttggctatattattatgacatttgaacatttagtatttcttttactatttgcttagtatgactgaacatcTATGATTTATGTTATAAGACTATGtggtttatatttgaatttgggTTATTCATGTTTTTGCTTCATGATTGATTTAGATTTTTCAATGAATGTCTTATGTATGATTAAtcatttatgtatgttttatatttgttacgcactttggctttttgttgatgccaaagggggagagaaaatagggattaaatcaagaactcacataactaaataacttaatttcaagtaaagcttaaactcaaaaacaaagggggagaatatgtaGAATTAAGtaagtgatcgactaggaaaaagaatgtgtatgtgtttcttgatttcagggttgtcatcatcaaaaagggggagattgtagaagcaagcttcatgataatgaatcaagttgattcaagaagttttgataatgacaaagatgatgacaaaaagcccaaagaatgatttcaagattgagtcaacaagttcaagatcaagtttaatttcaagtttcataagaagaaatcaagaagattcaagaatcaagagaagtttgatttcaagattcaagagaagatgaattcaagattcaagagaagaaatcaagaagacttcacaagggaagtattgaaaagaattttcaaaaaacaaacatagcacaattttgtttttcaaaagagtttttctcaaaattttctaagttaccagagtttttactctctagtaatcgattaccaattttcTGTAATTGTCGCAAGCTTACATGACGATGGCATTGTCGCCTTGTCAAAGGCGAATGAAAAAAGAAGTTTCTGAGCCTAAATGCCAGTTTGATGTTGTGATCCGTGTCAGCGATGAGGTTGAAGATTGCACCGAGGAACTGGAGGAGGACCTCCTTGGTGGCTTTTGGCGGCGCGGAGAGGGACCACCGACGACAACAACGGTATCATCAGGGAACATCTTTCCAACCACAATGGACGACAAGGAGGACACAACAATCAAAAACCCGTTCTTGTGATAAATATATGCCATAAAAGTGCTCTCCTTTTAATCAATCAAGCTATGAATTTTCCAACTTTTGAGATTATTTTCCATTTCCATTTGGTGGTCGTTGTGTTGATGAATAAGTTGAATGCACTTTTGGATATATTTATCATTGATGATGTTTAATTAGAGCATTTCACTTATCAATCCTGGAATGGTCCCAATTTGGTGTTTTAAGGATACTGGTAATCTGTGAAAAAGATAATGGCAGTTGGCGGCAAGAGGAAGAAACCATGGTAGCGAggaaagttttttattttaattttttttaaaaaaagaaacatcatcATCCAAAATCGTCTCTAGCAGCGACAAATGATGGTTGGAAGTCGAAAGGTTGCTGGGAGGGGTTGGGGGAGAAATAAATCTGGTACAAATTGCAACTATATGGATGAGATGAATCCAACGGTTAATAAAATTGGTTCACTATGAACCACTTAAAAACATGTTCCACCGTAGTTTTGGCCTAGGTTTCTCTAACTATTTCCCAAACATTATGTGTGGTGGTTAGAAACATGAAGGGTTTCCTCTCTGTTGGTTCCATGAAGTTGATCAGGCCCACAATTACCATGGAATTTTCTAAT
This region includes:
- the LOC114373392 gene encoding uncharacterized protein LOC114373392 gives rise to the protein MNDTLRLYLRKYATVFFDDILVYNSDLASHVTHLESVIATLSERQFLLRQSKCLFAQNQLNYLGHIISANGIAPDPDKISAMLAWPIPSSPMALRNFLGLTGFYRKFIKGYVAIASPLTSLIRKDKFY